The DNA segment GGAACTGATGAGGGtaaatctttataaaatttgttctttggaagtaaaatgtattaaattgcCTTCATTGACAGACGAAACCATCACAATCTCTCGTGGCGGAATGCTACGAACCATTCATATTTCGCTTGAAACCACGAGAAGCGACATACCAAATCTTCCTCGATGAATCTCCTTACGAACAATCATACCTtaataaattcagaaaaaagGTTGGTACTCAAGATAATTCTACAATAAATGATTTTcccattaacatattttttgattgaCGTTTAGATAATCGCTACAGTAAGTGTTAAAAAACATAATTCACTTTATAATGCAGCTTGGATGTATCGCTTTGCTATGGCGCCCGATTATCCCTTTCAGAGAATCGCCGAACCAATGCTGAATTTAgtgtcaaaaaaatgtgttgcgAATGGATGTAGCTCTTTGGAATGTACAATTTCCGAGTGGCAAGAAGAAGAACGCGATTTTTATGACAATATGGGGTAATCTTTTTTactcatattttatttgtttctgaTTTCACTGAATTGCTTTTCGTGTGCTTCATTTTCAGATTCATTACTCGTCAAATTTACCATAAACAAGTTATAGGAAGTAGTTTAACTGTTATGAAGACTCTTCTTACATATGACCTTCATGCGAATGTAAGAAGCGAACATTCCAAattagaaacaataaaatagtattaaaatCGATTAAGTACTTATATTGTACTGAACAAAACACAAAAGCCTTCCGTAAGAATCCTTATCCAAATACTCACTGCGAAAACGCACATTTTGACTACAAGTACGAACTCTACATGTATTTTTGTACAATAAACTGCACtccatttataaaaacaaaaataaaagcttttgatTGCAATAAATAACGAATAAACTTAGTATATAAATACCGAAAAATGTATGCTATACAAGGTGAGTCccaaattctgaaaaaaaaaattaactttagaattttaaaaatatcgtaTTGTATTTAgaatcgtaaaaatattttctcttgtaaatatttagatattttagctacataagtatatacattttatattttttgatagaCAGCAatataaattcacaaaaaaaaactgtaaaaatatatatttgtacttaCTTTGTTAAGCGTCAGCAAACAAAAGAGTGGatatttcacattaaataaatgttaagcatatatttgtaaatacatattttttatgcaattatCAGATTTTCAGCGTGTTCTTTTAtcttaattgcaattttttgtttgtgttgtttttagAAAGCAAATTAGTAATTTAGCATCATTTCTGCTTTTCGACCTATTTCGCCTTAATTATACGCGaataaatacaaatgcataaaggaaatgaaaatatatataaatcaataGAATTCAGCatacatgcaaatatatatgggtgtgtatgtgtgtacgtctCGTACATATGCAACACATACGTAGTATAAGCTCTCGCAACATTctcttttaatataatttaaaaatacatgtttatataaatacaatataattgCGAACagaagtaatatatgtatgtgtgtatgtatgctacATAAAATAGAAAAAGCTCAGATTTAGtttaagttttactatttttgtataCTCGTAATGGAAAGCTGTAAAGCTTGTCAGATTGATTCTTTTTTTATCGGTCAATATTTGCATTCAGGCAATTCCACTTAATCTTATTCACTATAAGAAGATAGTTGGTAGTCGATTTGGTAACTAGGGGGTAGGCGGTCTCTGACGCTTCTTCTCGTTTGCAGCTAGCTATTAGTTTCAATAGTTTTGTCTCTGGTGAGTGTAGCAGATGTGAATAGCGAAGCTATTGACATTGACTCGTAAATATCGTTTTACTATGAAAAAAGCAAGTGTATACGACGAacttttatacttttaattatcgtttgtaatttcttttctcttttgttttGAGTGTATATGCTTTCAATTGCTTTTTATACTACGAACAATCGCaggtgcatgtgtgtgtgggttgaGACAGTCCTATTTATCCAGCCAGTTATCCGACAAAGAAATGCTGATTCAATAttattactataaattttgttttggttttagaATAGTTTAGCTCGTCGCTTCAGCTCGTTTCGTCTCCATTGGGGCAGTCGGTAGAACTCGGAACGTGAACATTGCAGCACATGTTCGAATTCTACATCCGACAAATGACGCTAAGAATTGAAATGagaatgttttttatttgagtgAATGTTAAAAATGTTGTAGCACTTGCAGTTACCTCTAAGTTGCAGCGATCAACGTCTGTTGGTAGACGATAATTTGTGATGACTAATAAATGATAAGGATAAATCTTAGCCGGCTCATGTACGAGCAATGAGTGCGCCATGTTGGGTAAACTCCGACGAATCAAACCAGCTTGCGGATAATGATAGGACAATACACCCGAATATGTGCTAGAAGCGGGAAGCTCGCCACCCatctgttaaataaaaaaattaatatgaatattCACAGTTgagttaatgttgttgttgttatattaatGTTATACTCACCAGTGCCCGTCTATCACCATCAGTTATGGAATCAACCGAAGCTGATCATGAAATAGGgttaaaaagaaatgaaagaaatttataataaaaaatatttattatttgaaataggCGCTTGCTTACCTTCTGATTTTCCGCAACTTAAATCTGTACTATGAGTTTTATCCACAAGACCTCCATATGAAAAATCCTAATGAGTGGCAAGAGTGAGAATTCAAAATGTATGAatattacaacaataatttGGGTTTTTGTAGTGAATCGATATTGGTATGTGCGGATGTCTAGTAAACTTGtgtgaagcaaaaaaaaaaactagactACAAAGAAGGTGCAAATAAGGAaccaaaacaaataatgcaaCTTCATGCCGTGCCAagtaaattaacaaataaactcgatttaagaataaatattaaaacaataaccaacccttaatataaatatatcaaagaggaacaaaaataaagaatttgtaaTGTGTGCTTagggtacatatgtatgtatgtatgtttggtaaaaaatacatatgttttttattaaaaatcatttttaataaatttattcacataaacttaattttttataatggtggttttctttttgaaatataaatcagggctaaaattaatatataatatcttAACATAAAATGCGAAAATCTGTAGTGAAAGCAACTACAACCAGGATTAcgaatttttcaattcaaattgtttggataaaaatcagattttaatttttttttccgggattaaaaattaaatattgaaaattctagcttttaatttaatgataaaaaattaaaaatattatttttaaagctaaaCATTTTGGATTAGcaattgagaaaatatttagtttaagatcgagtaataaataaaaaaaattctcttcAAATTAGGaactggaaaaaattaaaaagcttaaataCTTCTAACTGTAACGCTAGAATTAAAGACAATTAAATATTCTTAAGACAAAAGGAGCTATACTATGTTTATATCTTTTCTTAAGAGAAAAGGAGCTAGACTATGTTTATATCTTATTAAGGTTTCTTTTCCAAAGATTTTCAAAAGGTAGAGCATGAAGTGCAAAATCGAAAACATGTAAAttcttaaacaatttatttttacaaatttttttatcccATATTTGagattaaaaactaaaaatattttttttttttggattaaaacttttttgtttcaatccAGTATTTGggattcaaattttaaatttttttattaagattttcgggattataaattaaaaaaaaaaattaaatacattgttTGCAACCCTTCTAAGCCTACTActacttttttcatttctaaaaatactgcacatacatacattccttGAAAATATTGAAGCTACATTAACTTTTGTGAAAGAACAGACTAATTTTAGGAAATGTTTGCGGAGATGAAATCAATATGCAGCTTGTTTAGTAGCCCTTTCTAAACAAAGGTTGAAAAGATCTAAgacgatatatgtataaggACATCACTTTTTTATGTTACATAAGAAGTAGTAGGCAATCAATATTTAGGTTAAGTAGTATTTAAGAACTATTACATGGTAATTATTAAGGGTATGAATCTTCGCAAACTCAATCATTTTAATGAAGAAcctaataatacaaaaattagcttcttttattttatataataaagatTTCACTAATATTTTCGACACTATatggtattttcaaaaaaaaaaaaaaataataataataatttaactaTTCACATTTATTCGgctgaaaaataatataaaaaaagttaaatgaaaattaatgcacaaacaaataaaataggaaacacaaacaactatttACTTGgagtatgaaaaaaattaaaataattaaaaaggcATTATTAGGCAGATTGAAATAAAGCAACACACTGAAAGCGCTTACAGTAGCAACAGGGTGCACAGCAGTAGTACCACCAGCCGCAGTGGATGCACTGAATGTATGTGAGCGTGGAGCCAAGCCGTATCCTGGTTTAGGGACATGCCGCAAGGCGCTCaccactatttttttaatagttgtatgtaagcatatatatttcatatatgtatatcacataaacatatgcgtgtgtgtgcgtttatgtGCATAATCGTAAACGTGTACGTATGTAGTAGCATgtgatatgtatgtaagtggtcATGCAGGCGTGAGAGAATGTTGTTGATCACAAGACATTTGATGACGTTGATGTTAGAATGAAGCGTCCAAGCAAATATTCAATGAATTACAGGTGAAGCATATGATATGGTGATATATtgacaaatttcaaaatcaaaaatgatcGACGAGTATGAAGAGTTTTACCATTTGATGAGGATGAACGAGAATTGCACGTTGTTATCATTGTGTCATTAGATAATTTAGTAGTAATCAGCAGTCAAcagcatacaaatacacattttcatggcgttgttgttgtttatttgcaatatacgttgtttatttgttattattattttgtttgcataGTTGTTGTCCGGTACCGTATGTGAATTTTGTGCACACGGATAATAGATATACACGAAGGCAAGCCAAAAGCagcattgaaagaaaaaatatagtaaCAATTCAGAGGAAGAGTTGGAAGTGAGTAACAATAGGCCATAAGTAAgggtaatttttaaatgttttataaataaggtAATTGACGGTAAATGCCGCAACTTTATatcatattcaaataatttacttgAGGTCAGAGGGCGctaaatcatatacatacatatgtgtatagtaTAGTAAGGGAATAATACAATTGACCAATTGTGATCCTCAATTAGAATCGGAATCgatatataacaaaattcttcCAGTAATAGTTTTGAAAGTTCAATTACAGTTACTCAGtagtatataattatattttagctATGTTTTTACAATGTAAGTAAGTATATAACCCTGTTAACAAGTAAGTTTAAgcataaaaataactttttttatattaatttatataacacTATACAAAATGGGTTAACTTAAAACtcgagtaaaataaaaaagtgaacaaCGCCGGAAGTGCAGTACCTGCATCGATACAGTTACAGATTTGAGCGAGTGAACGcgtgtgtatataaaaataccttttgctatatacatatattgtagttTATAGGTTATGTCCAGCTAGACGTTgttaataacaacaatacaaaatgtTAATCACAAATGGGTTGTTTCCAGTATGAAACGTAGCAATACCAATCACCAACAAATTGAACGAGCCGAGTATATAGCATGACTTTTGCACCAAATGAGACTGTactgttttttattaaacttacgGAGCTATAGCCATTGCGAATAGATGGCGGCAAAGTAGACGTTTTCAATCCATATCCTGGTCTTGGTGCAGATCGGTAGGAATGTAtcgctatattttaaatatgtaattcaGAATTATGCATTTATAATGGacccaaaacaaaaataaccgtTTAAATGTTATTGAAAAGAACTATATAAGTAGcgtaatttataataaaaaaacatttgttattttaatatatcaacaattcaaattttcaaaaattataaccaCTTTTTGAAACGGACTTTAGTACACAGATATAATGCTTTGCAAAAACTTAATGAAATGAAGTTTAACTGTAGATATGTAAAACCAAATTTTACTGACGTGAAGAATAGTTTTAGGCgcactttgaaaatatatagtttttacAAGAGAGCAGCAAATCTtattagttatacatatgtataacaaaatgtataattttcacAAGGGACCAACAAATCTTATTACTTTCGTATAAAGTCAACGATTTATTACTAAGGAAGTTAAGACATCTGCTAagcctcaatttttttttatttaaaggggCGCTTATATGCATTTCAGTTTCTAAAACAAGACATTTTCTCCGAAAGttggacttaatttcctttttaaccttatatctttatatatgcaCAACATTTGTCTTCGTTACTTACCGTTGTAGCTGGGTGCATTACCAAGCGATTTGCCTAACGATCCCCTGTAACTAGTCGACCGATCAAACATTTCGTCCTCATAGAAAGGCTTCTGATGATCTAAATTTCGTGATGGTGAAGCACCAATAGGCGACTCGTATCTATTCGCAGCGGTGCAAAAGTGAAAACcacaaatgtattaaaaatgttgATTTCATTTTACAATAAATTCAGCAAACCTTAGCTTGAGTATGGGTTCTTTGGCTGCCGAGGGTGTACGCGATGCATTTCTCGGGtctaaattttgttgtttccattttttatattttgcgtGTTCTTTTAAATCTTTTGCAATGGCTGAACCAATGCCTGAATTCAATTTTTCAAGCTCTTCAGCCTCCCGTTGTAGACGTctgtaagatgaaaaaaaaaaactaagcacttctgcttttatatatgtacatttcctGTTACTGCATACGTATCAACGTCGCCATTTTTCATATTGTCGACTTCATCGTCATCATCGGAAGTAGCTACACCCCTATAAGTGTCACTGTAACGGCGTCTACGCTCCGGATCTGTGTATGGATAAGGCGGTGCTGGGAAATCATCTCTTTCGATTTTCGGTTTCTCGCCTGGTGGTGGTTTCTTTGCCGCTGGATAGTGCGACAGCTCTATGGGCTCTTCGTTGTTCATGGCAGGACTTTTGGGGCGTGGCGTCTCCGATCGGATGGCATCTACAAGCACTTTCATTGCACTGCGACTACGGGAATGTGGTCTTGAAGGTGGCCGACTGCCAGCCATTGAACCGCCGGTACTGGTGGCATACGATGGCGGCCGATGAAAGTGTGGCGACAAAGGCATCTTGTCATATGGATCAATCGGCTTGCGTAAGTAGTGTGGAGCATCTGTCAAGTAGCTATATGTGTAAATACGTGAAATATCTTCACCGCCCGGTCGGCCATATTCACGTAAAATTAGACCAGGGCTAACTGTACGATAGTGCTGTAAAATGTTATGAAACACACTGTTGTTAAAGAAGTTACGAAATAAGATATGCGTGTAAAACtacgttatttttattatttttttttttaatttttgttaattatttaagcaattattacttttaaacaacatttttgatcAGTGAATATAaatgctattttattttaattcttgtGATTTTGCATGTGTTTATCGAAAGCGCAAACGTAAGAAAGCCAAacttagaaatacaaaattaagaaaaaaatatgcatattacttatgtacaaaccaaagtaaaaaccaaataaacttaaagaaaaaacaaacctTGCGGCTAGAAGAATAAAGTGAACCATTAAAACTCGGCGTTCTGGAGCGCGTGTACTGAAAACAACAGAAAACCATTGCAAGctcaaaatgtgaaaaattaaaataataaacaataagaacggaagtaaattataaataaaagttggaaGTGGATGTTCAGGTGGATAAGGACTTCCTGGGAAAATTGAAGGCGGAGTAGATAGTTTGATCGTCGACATGGTATCCAACGAAAGATGCTAGGCATAAGCATGCACCCACTCAAGGGCGGTAATGTGTTCGTCCAATgcatcgttgtttttttttattccttctATATTCTTTAGCTTTAGGGTGGTTGGGAAGATAATAGGTGAAACGTGCAGCTATACAATCGTGAACAAGTGCACAGTGCAATATTATTTTGTGTGCTGCTCTTCATGCTTTAAACTTACAAATTTACCGATAAAGCTTACAATcgttattatatatgtaatatcatatatttacaatataaaaatgttagcCCACAGCACATATGTTTTCTCACACAACACCGAACCATTCATACTTACCATATCACTGAGCGCACTCGAACTCATGCGATCGCATTCTGTATCCGTAAAGGCACCATTACCCACCGCTGGTCCGCCACCATTTAAAATAATGCCAGACTCTGATGGCCCGGGGCCACAACGCGGGTGCCAAATTGCGCTGCCTTGTAGGTACATCTCTTCGCCATCACCGAATGGATCGCCGCACTTTGTGCAGCGTGCACAGGTTGGATGGAAGTGGTGGTTATCACCGGCTTGCAACACTTTTCCACTAATAAAGCGATTGCAGTAAGCGCATTTCACACCGAATGACTTCTGATAGCACTTTTCACAATACGGCACACCATCCTTACCCATGTACTCGCCATTTAGTATGGAATTGCATGCTTTACAGCGGAAGCACCAAACATGCCATTGTCGATCTAGTGCAACTAGTGCTTGACCTTCTTTCAACATTTCTCCACAACCAGCACAATCGTTCGGGTCGTAATCCTCCTTTAAACGTGCCTTATCAGAAACTACGCCACTAGTCATTTGCTGGTGCGCCGTGGCCCGTGTTGGACTTTCAGCTTTCGGAACTGGTGAAACCGTGCCTTCTTTACGCGACACATCGGCAGCATTCGGTTGTCGTATGGGTGATGAAGTAGCCGCTGGAATACAGTTTTCACATAATACCTCTTTACCGGTATTTGTTACCTACAAACAAACCCAAAGggaattaacaaaataaaaaaataatcaaaaattgagAAATCAAAAGCTCACCTTGCTTCCAGATTTGAAAGGGTTGCTACATTTGGAGCACGTGAAACACTTTTGGTGATACGTCTTTCCCATGGTCGAGACCACTTCGCCTTCGACATACTGCTGGCAAGCGGCACACTTCGTGCCATAGAGACGCTGATAGTCGGGAATGCAATAATATGCACCGTCTTTGGTAAAGAATCCGCCGGTGGCGAGCGACTTTTTGCATTGACAACACTGAAAGCAAGCTTTGTGAAAATGCTTATCGGCCACACGTAGCACCTCGCCCGAGCATTTTTTATCGCATTTtgcacaataaattttttgctttcctaaaatgaaaaaggtgGAATATAACAAATTagtttatttaacaaataataaaagcaactgGTTTGAAGacttaaatgcaataaaatacatAGTCTGAATGTATGTgaagtaatataaaaaacaggttgtgttttaaattaattttggttCTTGGGGgttatacacatgcatatgatATActgtagaggcccgctaatccagatcaattaaaaccgtcccctatccggaatataaggaaatccggtttaccaaagacatatcagaactatgtattatgaaaaaatatttataaatttctgtttgtttattataacaaataatacacatgttccaaaaaagcaaaaataacttaaaccaataagcataaaagcgaatgtagagaataataaacatgtgatccggattagagaatacggatagagaatgtcggtccggattacaagggacataatagaaattttgagttttttaaccctgtccggattacagtggaatccggattagcgggcctctactgtacttgtatgtgtgcgaattaattgttttttgtgttttttttggcACAGTTAAATATTTTGGCATTTATGCCACacgatttcgaaaaaattgttttcaaatgaaCAACTTAGGATTATTAGAATCCAATGAGTGGGTTAACATGAGAGTTTCCGCATAATGattgttgtacatttttgcaACCCAAAACGAGGTAGTCACTCAATGAAGTGATTATTAAATGGTAAAACTTTGTATGAATTTTTAACTTATAGCGTTTTGTTTTCTCACAAAAATGTTGCATTTATACTGCTCTATGCCCGGGGCTGACAAAGTTGCGTGTTCTTTTCTCAAAGTATTGCCTTCTAAACAGGCAAAAGTGAGACATTTTCTACCCTCCCAAAACGTAAGAGTGTCAGTTGCCCCGTGaattttcatttgtggtttctaaaaagtttcaaagtagtttaatgaaataaaagaaaaagtgttAAATGATAAGCTTTTTTAcagcttaaaaaatttattatcttaTATGTTCTAATTATGAACGAAAACAATGCAACAgctgatttataatattttgtacaaCGTTGTCATATGATGAGGCAACATTTTCGTCGAGAAAAGAAACCGATGTTAGTGTAATCTATTAAAACTATAaacgaaatcgattttttgaaatgatgttTCCAGAGTCGGTGAAGAAAATTTCTCACGCGTTTCGGAAAGAATGAAGATATATTTGTCAGGTAGTGATCGAAGGAATAAAATTTCGGataacaatttttgatttttaagtcacttagtgtaaattttttcggcaaaaactaccttttttttttgaaaaaatcaaaattttgactaagTCCATCAATCTTtacttgaaatattaattttttttgttttttaaatttgagacaactttaggcAGAAAACTCTTTCAGCGGAAGTAATGGaaccaacaatttttaaaattattcgcagaatgttaaaatatattaaattctataaatgTTCATTTACAGTTGAACTTCTATAACTAGAAGTTCTACATAACTCGCAATCTTGattggcaatagaagtcaaatttcatacaattttccTTCCATAACTCAAAGTCTTTCTAGCTCgattttttgtggattatggtgatttCATTTAAGGAAGTTGAACTTTTagatactatatatttattatataaactcGTTTATCTAAATTGCAAGTGGTTATAGCCCCCTAATCAAAAGTAGAAACGGTTGTTTGATATTATTTATCCTTACAATAGAGTATCTAAATTActgcaattttttcatataatatatttgttatatttaaggtataaagtttGTCGTCACTAactacaatatatttataagcaCGTACTcttaatatgtataaataaatttgaagcagcaatttacattttttgataagaaatgctttataaattgttaaaaattaataatttaatgagttaataaaaataagctaATGAAATGAGgaatacaagtacttgattacAAGATGCAATTtcatcataaatataaaattaaaagtgattCACAGGAAAAAACGATTCACGagcaatttgttttaaataattgcttttagatatttccttaacaatgttttttaagtttctaaaTGAAAGAGATACTTATGCATGTGGTGTTCAACTTAACttgcatttttattactaaCGGAAATTTCGTCAATTTAATTACCACGAGTAACAGTTAACATAACAACGCCAAGACTACATGTGTTATGCCTAACATTTGGTTTTCGGTCAGTTTACTGCACTTTCACTCAGGAAGTACatcatcattaaaattgtaAAGTCATTACATACTTTCATAAAAGATTTCCACACAAAACTAAGGCCGTGTCTGCACCGTGCACTTTTAtaaaagttacatacatacatacatatgtatgtacatatgtacatatatggcgtTACATAACTAATATTAATTAAGCACGTATACGTTTGTACTAAAAAACCAAAGATTTAACAGAAATtaacaaaagtgaaaaattaaccTCCAAAAAGTCCTATAGTTTTTATAATGACTACGGACCCCATGTAGTCAAGTATCTTAGTATGCACATAGCAAACTTATGTACAATGCATAATGTgtaataaatttctaaaaagtaaaaaaaaaaaaaaaaattattaaatacataaaacaaaGCCACAGCTTACAGGCcgtgaatttttgaacttcctaCTATGAAACAAAACATGGCAAAGGCCATATTTACAGatatctgtgtatgtatgtaaatatgtcttCAGCGgtaattttcatgaaaaatgtgaaaaatagaaatttataagacacaacataaaaaatatggcGTACTGGTTATAATtaagccaacaaaaacaaaaaattacttatttccATTTGAACAGCTATGGACATACacagtatatacttatgtattacATATGGTCTGTACAACGAATAATACATGTAAATACACGAAAACAAATTGTCGgtcaatatttaattaaattcaagttCAAAGTATGAATGAAGAAACACATTTGAAAACGAAGGttttgtatgtaagtgtattgtAATAATAATGGTAACAATAATGACGTGACTTCCTGCCTGACCTCTTTGCTTTAtgttttaaaagaattattgGCCTCGTTGAGTGTTATTAATTATTTCAGGCAATACATGAGTgaagtgtatacatacatatgtatataggtttttaaatatttaaataaaatttaaagaaatcagATTTTcgtcaaatatttgtttatgaaattataaattaaaaaaactataatattctgta comes from the Bactrocera neohumeralis isolate Rockhampton chromosome 2, APGP_CSIRO_Bneo_wtdbg2-racon-allhic-juicebox.fasta_v2, whole genome shotgun sequence genome and includes:
- the LOC126751662 gene encoding actin-binding LIM protein 3 isoform X1 codes for the protein MGKQKIYCAKCDKKCSGEVLRVADKHFHKACFQCCQCKKSLATGGFFTKDGAYYCIPDYQRLYGTKCAACQQYVEGEVVSTMGKTYHQKCFTCSKCSNPFKSGSKVTNTGKEVLCENCIPAATSSPIRQPNAADVSRKEGTVSPVPKAESPTRATAHQQMTSGVVSDKARLKEDYDPNDCAGCGEMLKEGQALVALDRQWHVWCFRCKACNSILNGEYMGKDGVPYCEKCYQKSFGVKCAYCNRFISGKVLQAGDNHHFHPTCARCTKCGDPFGDGEEMYLQGSAIWHPRCGPGPSESGIILNGGGPAVGNGAFTDTECDRMSSSALSDMYTRSRTPSFNGSLYSSSRKHYRTVSPGLILREYGRPGGEDISRIYTYSYLTDAPHYLRKPIDPYDKMPLSPHFHRPPSYATSTGGSMAGSRPPSRPHSRSRSAMKVLVDAIRSETPRPKSPAMNNEEPIELSHYPAAKKPPPGEKPKIERDDFPAPPYPYTDPERRRRYSDTYRGVATSDDDDEVDNMKNGDVDTRLQREAEELEKLNSGIGSAIAKDLKEHAKYKKWKQQNLDPRNASRTPSAAKEPILKLRYESPIGASPSRNLDHQKPFYEDEMFDRSTSYRGSLGKSLGNAPSYNVVSALRHVPKPGYGLAPRSHTFSASTAAGGTTAVHPVATDFSYGGLVDKTHSTDLSCGKSEASVDSITDGDRRALMGGELPASSTYSGVLSYHYPQAGLIRRSLPNMAHSLLVHEPAKIYPYHLLVITNYRLPTDVDRCNLERHLSDVEFEHVLQCSRSEFYRLPQWRRNELKRRAKLF
- the LOC126751662 gene encoding actin-binding LIM protein 1 isoform X5, with the translated sequence MGKQKIYCAKCDKKCSGEVLRVADKHFHKACFQCCQCKKSLATGGFFTKDGAYYCIPDYQRLYGTKCAACQQYVEGEVVSTMGKTYHQKCFTCSKCSNPFKSGSKVTNTGKEVLCENCIPAATSSPIRQPNAADVSRKEGTVSPVPKAESPTRATAHQQMTSGVVSDKARLKEDYDPNDCAGCGEMLKEGQALVALDRQWHVWCFRCKACNSILNGEYMGKDGVPYCEKCYQKSFGVKCAYCNRFISGKVLQAGDNHHFHPTCARCTKCGDPFGDGEEMYLQGSAIWHPRCGPGPSESGIILNGGGPAVGNGAFTDTECDRMSSSALSDMYTRSRTPSFNGSLYSSSRKHYRTVSPGLILREYGRPGGEDISRIYTYSYLTDAPHYLRKPIDPYDKMPLSPHFHRPPSYATSTGGSMAGSRPPSRPHSRSRSAMKVLVDAIRSETPRPKSPAMNNEEPIELSHYPAAKKPPPGEKPKIERDDFPAPPYPYTDPERRRRYSDTYRGVATSDDDDEVDNMKNGDVDTRLQREAEELEKLNSGIGSAIAKDLKEHAKYKKWKQQNLDPRNASRTPSAAKEPILKLRYESPIGASPSRNLDHQKPFYEDEMFDRSTSYRGSLGKSLGNAPSYNGLVDKTHSTDLSCGKSEASVDSITDGDRRALMGGELPASSTYSGVLSYHYPQAGLIRRSLPNMAHSLLVHEPAKIYPYHLLVITNYRLPTDVDRCNLERHLSDVEFEHVLQCSRSEFYRLPQWRRNELKRRAKLF
- the LOC126751662 gene encoding actin-binding LIM protein 2 isoform X4; this encodes MGKQKIYCAKCDKKCSGEVLRVADKHFHKACFQCCQCKKSLATGGFFTKDGAYYCIPDYQRLYGTKCAACQQYVEGEVVSTMGKTYHQKCFTCSKCSNPFKSGSKVTNTGKEVLCENCIPAATSSPIRQPNAADVSRKEGTVSPVPKAESPTRATAHQQMTSGVVSDKARLKEDYDPNDCAGCGEMLKEGQALVALDRQWHVWCFRCKACNSILNGEYMGKDGVPYCEKCYQKSFGVKCAYCNRFISGKVLQAGDNHHFHPTCARCTKCGDPFGDGEEMYLQGSAIWHPRCGPGPSESGIILNGGGPAVGNGAFTDTECDRMSSSALSDMHYRTVSPGLILREYGRPGGEDISRIYTYSYLTDAPHYLRKPIDPYDKMPLSPHFHRPPSYATSTGGSMAGSRPPSRPHSRSRSAMKVLVDAIRSETPRPKSPAMNNEEPIELSHYPAAKKPPPGEKPKIERDDFPAPPYPYTDPERRRRYSDTYRGVATSDDDDEVDNMKNGDVDTRLQREAEELEKLNSGIGSAIAKDLKEHAKYKKWKQQNLDPRNASRTPSAAKEPILKLRYESPIGASPSRNLDHQKPFYEDEMFDRSTSYRGSLGKSLGNAPSYNAIHSYRSAPRPGYGLKTSTLPPSIRNGYSSDFSYGGLVDKTHSTDLSCGKSEASVDSITDGDRRALMGGELPASSTYSGVLSYHYPQAGLIRRSLPNMAHSLLVHEPAKIYPYHLLVITNYRLPTDVDRCNLERHLSDVEFEHVLQCSRSEFYRLPQWRRNELKRRAKLF